A stretch of Aerococcus christensenii DNA encodes these proteins:
- a CDS encoding 5'-methylthioadenosine/adenosylhomocysteine nucleosidase, with protein sequence MKIAIIAALSREVNYYVETIPHLEKRQVAQVTLWTGTYAGHDLIIAQSGIGKVNAAMATTLVCELGPDLVINSGSAGALHPDLNVGDVVLGTETLYHDVDTRAVGNALGQMDSMPLSYLCDAYYLAAFKSVLQEKKAYQGVYQGQVVSGDSFISGEERQSWIQKHFDRALCTEMESTAIGQVAYQFHIPFLIVRAISDRADHQAAVSFETFIQEVGVKSAQTTLAFVEQVKEKSK encoded by the coding sequence CAGTCGCGAAGTGAACTACTACGTGGAGACTATTCCTCACTTAGAAAAGCGCCAAGTCGCTCAAGTAACCTTGTGGACGGGAACTTATGCAGGCCATGATTTGATCATTGCTCAATCTGGAATCGGCAAGGTTAATGCGGCCATGGCGACGACTTTAGTCTGTGAATTAGGGCCTGATTTGGTAATCAATTCTGGGTCAGCAGGTGCCTTGCATCCGGACTTGAATGTAGGAGATGTGGTCTTAGGAACAGAGACTCTTTATCACGATGTAGATACCCGAGCAGTAGGCAACGCTTTAGGACAAATGGACAGTATGCCACTTTCCTACCTCTGCGATGCCTATTATCTCGCAGCTTTCAAATCAGTTCTCCAAGAAAAGAAAGCCTATCAAGGGGTTTATCAAGGGCAGGTTGTCTCTGGAGATTCCTTTATTAGTGGAGAAGAACGTCAATCTTGGATTCAAAAACACTTTGACCGAGCCTTGTGTACAGAAATGGAAAGCACTGCTATTGGCCAAGTGGCTTATCAATTTCATATTCCTTTCCTCATTGTTCGCGCCATCTCTGACCGCGCAGACCACCAAGCGGCGGTTTCTTTTGAGACCTTTATTCAAGAAGTAGGTGTCAAAAGCGCTCAAACAACGCTTGCCTTCGTTGAACAAGTCAAGGAAAAGAGCAAGTAG